From Riemerella anatipestifer ATCC 11845 = DSM 15868, a single genomic window includes:
- a CDS encoding T9SS type A sorting domain-containing protein, whose protein sequence is MPFFGKTLGSLSNELEKTFTNTRRSRNEILVFNNALVVSDNIATSATTSKGTSYFMLGSNNLDVSSKVFTIKGIPYANGITESLTGAAAGINFGTNGTATNKYRERYNSYWQDYFAIADGTAAWTDNFGKNIYQYGNPFFTNLDLGQLGKIITNIRGVRIEPSGVTSTAQGATWSATAKYITYASGVATGDVNAVIRPMQTFVIKLTDSNTATLNFDGLRRFAYTPRLEGTPYSVTVQSVKQDDKLATLSNSTLSSSKSINNTSSTSSTVKQLGLIALDANGVELDRTYYVVYGDAQTGQPSGASTQVAASGNLMGTFEEIPTGGIDESLSSTYWLYINEANEVTYKGKEIPMYTFSDKIHSFKVDIKENAKPIEEGASKLTSNESFYIKVGDKFTELRQGATLPVTPSSQSAYFGLYYGKPANEVLSSVEVQKPSSTVVVFDSSSNTHRVLFDQTWAKADVVVYDMSGRTIASQKDVDASTAFEIKLPAGQATYLVTAVSEKGVKFSQKIIK, encoded by the coding sequence TTGCCTTTCTTTGGAAAAACCTTAGGCTCTTTAAGTAATGAACTTGAAAAAACTTTCACTAACACTAGACGGTCTAGAAATGAAATTTTAGTGTTCAATAATGCCTTGGTTGTATCGGATAATATTGCTACTAGTGCTACTACTTCAAAAGGGACCTCTTACTTTATGTTAGGTTCTAACAATTTGGATGTATCGTCAAAAGTCTTTACCATCAAAGGAATTCCTTACGCTAATGGCATTACTGAATCTTTGACAGGTGCTGCTGCAGGGATTAATTTTGGAACAAATGGTACAGCAACTAATAAATACAGAGAGAGATACAATTCATATTGGCAGGATTATTTTGCTATAGCAGACGGTACTGCCGCTTGGACAGATAATTTTGGAAAGAATATTTATCAATATGGTAATCCGTTCTTCACAAATCTAGATTTAGGTCAATTAGGTAAAATAATAACTAACATAAGAGGGGTTAGAATTGAACCATCAGGAGTTACTTCCACTGCACAGGGGGCTACTTGGTCCGCTACAGCAAAATACATAACCTATGCTTCGGGAGTGGCTACAGGAGATGTAAATGCGGTTATAAGACCTATGCAAACATTTGTAATCAAATTAACAGACAGTAACACTGCTACTTTAAATTTTGATGGGTTAAGGAGGTTTGCTTACACCCCTAGATTAGAGGGTACCCCTTACTCTGTTACAGTTCAATCTGTTAAGCAAGATGATAAATTAGCAACACTTTCTAATAGTACATTATCGTCTAGTAAATCTATAAATAACACTTCGTCTACTTCATCTACAGTTAAGCAGTTAGGGCTAATTGCTTTAGACGCTAATGGCGTGGAGCTAGACAGAACTTATTATGTAGTTTACGGTGATGCACAGACAGGACAACCATCAGGTGCTAGCACCCAAGTAGCTGCATCAGGAAACCTTATGGGTACATTTGAAGAAATTCCTACTGGAGGAATTGATGAGAGTTTATCATCCACTTATTGGTTATATATAAACGAAGCCAATGAAGTAACTTACAAGGGTAAAGAAATACCAATGTACACTTTTAGTGATAAAATTCACTCTTTCAAAGTAGATATTAAAGAAAATGCAAAACCTATAGAGGAAGGAGCTAGCAAATTAACATCTAACGAGTCTTTCTATATTAAAGTGGGGGATAAGTTTACAGAACTTAGACAAGGGGCTACTCTACCAGTAACACCTTCATCTCAATCAGCTTATTTCGGATTATACTATGGTAAGCCAGCAAATGAAGTACTAAGTTCTGTAGAAGTACAAAAACCATCATCTACAGTAGTTGTATTTGACTCTAGTTCTAACACACACAGAGTTCTATTTGATCAAACATGGGCTAAAGCAGATGTTGTTGTTTATGATATGAGTGGAAGAACTATCGCTTCTCAAAAGGATGTAGATGCATCTACTGCTTTTGAAATCAAATTACCTGCAGGACAGGCTACTTATTTGGTAACTGCTGTATCTGAAAAAGGTGTTAAATTTTCACAAAAAATAATCAAGTAA
- a CDS encoding HIT family protein — MASIFTKIINGEIPAYKIAEDENHLAFLDVMPLAEGHTLVIPKKEVDLIFDLDTEEFKNLWAFAQQVAKKIEKNIPCERVSIAVIGLEVPHAHIHLVPINKIEDLNFKKERVKFSAEDFKEIQQKILK; from the coding sequence ATGGCTTCTATTTTCACCAAAATCATCAACGGAGAAATCCCTGCATATAAAATAGCCGAGGACGAAAACCATTTAGCCTTTCTAGACGTGATGCCTTTAGCGGAGGGACACACCTTGGTAATTCCTAAAAAGGAAGTTGACCTTATTTTTGATTTAGACACGGAAGAGTTTAAAAATCTTTGGGCGTTTGCACAGCAAGTAGCCAAAAAAATTGAGAAAAACATTCCTTGTGAAAGAGTGAGTATAGCTGTTATCGGACTAGAAGTACCACACGCTCATATTCACCTAGTACCTATCAACAAGATAGAAGACCTTAATTTTAAGAAAGAAAGAGTAAAATTTTCGGCAGAAGATTTCAAAGAAATACAGCAAAAAATTTTAAAATAA
- a CDS encoding peroxiredoxin family protein — MKKTILLGGIFLYGITSAQFKVNIEASDTFSNQEVILYTLNGSKDYIAGKAKKTNGKWSYTIPNSYIGMMRAYFPENDKSFSFISENKDISVKLDTDNKTINKINFLDEANNTMQYLIKEKQKKEKILPVLVQIRDIYNDNSSFNEALKLEIKKLEQSDLKDYSNHPFISYYWDNAKYLNREDPKNDYINFLANTGELLETSSLLKPVLINFISSVPRNQVISQTNALLDKVNIESPRGQTILAELLDIFDAYGFNTEKEKYFQLASNLKCSINKNLESSLENIKSTLVGSTFKEYTFSKSVINTKSKKLSDIKSNKKLILFWSSECPHCVAELPLILENYNKLKSNNIEVIGLSLDTNAESYQETVKNLPWINDSELKGWSSSYTETYNINATPSYFLLDSNNKILSKPNNFGAFLHENNLK, encoded by the coding sequence ATGAAAAAAACAATTTTATTAGGAGGTATATTTCTGTATGGAATAACCTCTGCTCAATTTAAAGTAAATATAGAAGCATCTGATACTTTCAGTAATCAAGAGGTCATTTTATATACCCTCAATGGTTCAAAAGATTATATAGCAGGAAAGGCTAAGAAAACTAATGGTAAATGGAGTTATACTATTCCTAACAGCTATATAGGAATGATGCGTGCTTATTTCCCAGAAAATGATAAATCATTCAGTTTTATTTCTGAAAATAAAGATATAAGTGTAAAACTAGATACAGATAACAAAACTATAAACAAAATAAACTTTCTAGATGAGGCTAACAATACTATGCAGTATCTCATCAAAGAAAAGCAAAAAAAAGAAAAAATCTTACCTGTATTAGTGCAAATTAGAGATATATACAATGATAATTCTTCATTTAATGAAGCTCTAAAGTTAGAAATAAAAAAGCTAGAACAAAGTGATCTTAAGGACTACTCTAATCACCCTTTTATAAGCTATTACTGGGATAATGCTAAGTATCTCAATCGTGAAGATCCTAAAAATGATTATATAAACTTTTTAGCGAATACAGGAGAGCTGCTAGAGACTTCTTCTTTACTCAAACCTGTACTAATTAATTTTATTTCTTCCGTTCCTAGAAATCAGGTTATTTCTCAAACAAACGCCCTACTAGATAAGGTAAATATAGAGTCTCCAAGAGGACAAACCATTTTGGCAGAACTATTGGATATATTTGATGCTTATGGATTTAATACCGAAAAAGAAAAATACTTTCAATTAGCTTCCAATTTGAAATGTTCTATAAACAAAAATTTAGAGTCTAGTTTAGAAAATATAAAAAGTACCCTAGTAGGGAGTACCTTTAAAGAATACACCTTCTCCAAAAGTGTAATAAATACTAAATCAAAGAAACTAAGCGATATTAAATCAAACAAAAAACTCATCTTGTTTTGGTCTTCAGAGTGTCCTCACTGCGTTGCAGAATTGCCTCTAATTTTAGAAAATTACAATAAATTGAAAAGCAATAATATAGAAGTTATAGGTCTATCATTAGATACCAATGCAGAGTCTTATCAGGAGACTGTAAAAAATCTCCCATGGATTAACGATTCTGAACTAAAAGGTTGGAGCTCTAGCTATACAGAGACTTACAATATCAATGCAACACCGTCTTATTTCCTATTAGACAGTAATAATAAAATATTGAGTAAGCCGAACAATTTTGGTGCATTTTTACACGAAAATAATTTAAAATAA
- a CDS encoding transposase has product MENTYSSRRIEKLTRENVNFMWLSGMQRVDHNTIARFRSQCL; this is encoded by the coding sequence ATGGAGAATACCTACTCCAGCAGAAGGATAGAGAAACTCACTCGTGAAAATGTCAACTTTATGTGGCTCTCGGGCATGCAGAGAGTGGATCATAACACCATTGCCCGTTTTAGAAGCCAGTGCCTATAA
- a CDS encoding Tex family protein: MTLVQYIQALSQLQPKSIENTLTLLAEGGTIPFISRYRKDATGNLDEVAIEQIQKLQKQYEEIVKRKESILKSIEEQNSLTPELQQKIEQSFSLQELEDLYLPYKKRRKTKADTARESGLEPLAKIIMAQNANHLEHTAQKYISDKISTAQESLDGACNIIAEWINENLFIRKRLRQLFQRQAKITSKITKKAKENEDEAQKYQQYFDWSEVLLKAPSHRLLALLRAENEGFIKLKIEIDNDEAIDFIEKSIIKNNNETAHYISTAIKDAYKRLLEPSIANEILQEAKSKADDKAISIFSENLKQLLLAAPLGEKRILAIDPGYRTGCKVVCLDEKGDLLYNETIYPHAPQNETGVAMKKIRSMVNAYQVEAIAIGNGTASRETEAFIKKIAFDKDLQVFVVSEAGASVYSASKIAREEFPNYDITVRGAVSIGRRLSDPLAELVKIDPKSIGVGQYQHDVDSTKLKEELDNTVIHCVNAVGVNLNTASQSLLSYVSGIGEKIAENIVKYRSENGAFRTRAELKKVPRLGEKAFQQAAAFVRIKDSENPLDNSAVHPESYVTVEKMAKDLGLKTKELIANKEQIQKIIPEKYTTPEVGILGIKDILKELEKPGLDPRQQAKVFEFNPNIKTIADIKVGLSLPGIVNNITAFGCFVDIGIKESGLIHISQLTDGFVSDVNEVVKLHQTVEVQVLEIDEVRKRIGLKLIK; this comes from the coding sequence ATGACTCTAGTACAATATATACAGGCTCTATCGCAACTGCAACCCAAATCTATAGAAAACACACTAACTCTTCTTGCCGAAGGTGGAACTATTCCCTTTATTTCTCGCTACCGAAAAGATGCAACAGGCAACTTAGACGAAGTTGCCATAGAACAAATTCAGAAACTTCAAAAACAGTACGAGGAAATCGTCAAGAGAAAAGAAAGTATTTTAAAATCAATAGAAGAGCAGAATAGCCTTACGCCTGAACTTCAACAAAAAATTGAACAATCATTTAGCCTACAAGAATTAGAAGATTTATATCTACCTTACAAAAAGAGAAGAAAAACTAAAGCGGATACTGCTAGAGAAAGCGGATTAGAGCCTTTGGCTAAAATCATTATGGCTCAAAACGCTAATCACTTAGAACACACCGCACAAAAGTATATTTCTGATAAAATATCCACCGCCCAAGAATCCTTGGATGGAGCTTGTAATATTATCGCAGAATGGATTAACGAAAATCTATTCATAAGAAAACGCCTAAGACAACTGTTTCAACGACAGGCTAAAATTACTAGTAAAATCACAAAAAAAGCCAAAGAAAACGAGGACGAAGCTCAGAAATATCAACAATATTTTGATTGGAGCGAAGTTTTACTCAAAGCTCCCTCCCATAGGTTGTTAGCTCTATTAAGAGCAGAAAACGAGGGCTTCATCAAACTTAAAATTGAAATAGATAATGATGAAGCAATTGATTTTATAGAAAAAAGCATCATTAAAAATAATAACGAAACTGCTCACTACATCAGCACCGCCATAAAAGATGCCTATAAACGCCTTTTAGAACCTTCTATCGCTAACGAAATTTTACAAGAAGCCAAAAGCAAAGCAGATGATAAGGCCATTAGTATATTTTCGGAAAACCTTAAGCAACTGCTACTTGCCGCTCCACTCGGTGAAAAAAGAATTTTAGCCATAGACCCTGGCTACCGTACAGGTTGTAAAGTGGTGTGTTTAGATGAAAAGGGAGATTTGCTTTACAACGAAACTATTTACCCTCACGCTCCTCAAAATGAGACAGGAGTTGCAATGAAAAAAATCCGTAGTATGGTTAATGCTTACCAAGTAGAAGCCATCGCCATAGGAAATGGAACTGCGAGTAGAGAAACAGAAGCATTCATCAAAAAAATAGCCTTTGATAAAGATTTACAGGTGTTTGTAGTATCAGAAGCAGGTGCTTCAGTCTATTCGGCAAGCAAAATTGCTAGAGAAGAGTTTCCTAACTATGATATTACCGTTCGTGGGGCTGTATCCATCGGAAGACGACTTTCTGACCCATTAGCAGAACTTGTAAAAATAGACCCCAAAAGTATCGGAGTTGGGCAGTATCAGCACGATGTGGATAGCACCAAACTTAAAGAAGAGCTAGACAACACGGTAATCCACTGTGTAAATGCCGTAGGCGTTAACCTGAACACCGCTAGCCAATCTCTACTGAGCTATGTGTCTGGCATTGGAGAAAAAATAGCAGAGAATATCGTAAAATATCGCTCGGAAAACGGGGCTTTTAGAACAAGAGCAGAACTGAAAAAAGTCCCTCGTTTGGGAGAAAAAGCATTCCAACAAGCGGCAGCTTTTGTACGCATTAAAGACTCAGAAAACCCGTTAGACAATTCGGCTGTACACCCAGAATCTTACGTTACTGTAGAAAAAATGGCTAAAGATTTAGGACTAAAAACCAAGGAGCTCATTGCCAACAAAGAGCAAATCCAAAAAATAATCCCAGAGAAATATACGACTCCAGAAGTGGGAATTTTAGGAATTAAAGATATTTTAAAAGAATTAGAAAAACCAGGGTTAGACCCTCGCCAACAAGCTAAAGTATTTGAATTTAATCCTAATATTAAAACAATTGCCGATATAAAAGTAGGTCTGTCTCTACCTGGAATTGTAAACAATATTACGGCGTTTGGTTGCTTTGTTGATATTGGTATTAAGGAAAGTGGACTTATACATATCTCCCAACTTACCGATGGTTTTGTATCTGATGTTAATGAGGTAGTAAAACTTCACCAAACTGTAGAAGTACAAGTTTTAGAAATAGACGAAGTACGAAAAAGGATTGGGCTAAAACTTATTAAGTAG
- the clpX gene encoding ATP-dependent Clp protease ATP-binding subunit ClpX produces the protein MNNNQCSFCGRHRKEVQMLVSGQNGLICEHCIEQAHAFVKDNIQKEEFSPISTLSELKKPREIKKTLDEYVIGQDQAKKQLSIAVYNHYKRLLHSSTKKDNDVEIEKSNIIMIGETGTGKTLLAKTIARELNVPFCIVDATILTEAGYVGEDVESILSRLLMVADYDVEKAEKGIVFIDEIDKIARKSDNPSITRDVSGEGVQQGLLKLLEGSIVNVPPQGGRKHPDQKYIQVNTQNILFIAGGAFDGIKEIIERRLNKQAIGFSKEKLDSEKDLAQILPQVNSTDLRKFGLIPELLGRFPVITYLDQLTKKTMVRIMKEPKNSIVNQFKALFKIDGIDLEFTDEALEKIVDETFEKGLGARGLRGTTEKVLEDYMFDIDIISKNKITIN, from the coding sequence ATGAATAATAACCAGTGTTCTTTTTGCGGAAGACATCGTAAAGAAGTTCAAATGTTAGTTTCGGGACAAAACGGACTTATCTGCGAACATTGTATAGAACAAGCTCACGCATTTGTTAAAGACAATATTCAGAAAGAAGAATTCTCTCCTATAAGTACCCTCTCCGAACTAAAGAAACCTAGAGAAATTAAAAAAACTCTAGACGAATATGTCATCGGACAAGACCAAGCTAAAAAACAACTTTCCATCGCAGTCTATAACCATTATAAAAGACTTCTTCACTCTTCAACAAAAAAAGACAATGATGTTGAAATAGAAAAATCTAACATCATTATGATAGGTGAAACAGGCACAGGAAAAACCCTTTTAGCGAAAACCATTGCAAGAGAACTTAATGTCCCTTTTTGTATTGTAGACGCTACTATACTTACCGAAGCTGGTTATGTAGGCGAAGATGTAGAGAGTATTTTATCTAGACTTCTTATGGTCGCTGATTACGATGTAGAGAAAGCCGAAAAAGGCATTGTATTCATAGATGAAATAGATAAAATAGCGAGAAAATCAGATAATCCAAGCATCACAAGAGATGTATCAGGAGAAGGTGTACAACAAGGATTATTAAAGTTATTGGAAGGAAGCATTGTAAATGTACCGCCTCAAGGAGGAAGAAAACACCCTGACCAAAAATACATACAAGTAAACACACAAAATATCCTATTCATTGCTGGAGGGGCTTTTGATGGTATAAAAGAAATTATAGAAAGGAGACTAAACAAACAAGCCATAGGCTTTAGTAAAGAAAAACTAGATTCCGAAAAAGATTTGGCACAGATATTGCCACAAGTAAACTCAACGGATTTGAGAAAGTTCGGATTAATTCCAGAACTTTTAGGTAGATTCCCTGTAATTACTTATTTAGACCAACTAACCAAAAAGACCATGGTAAGAATAATGAAAGAGCCAAAAAACTCTATTGTTAATCAATTCAAAGCTCTTTTCAAAATAGACGGTATAGATTTAGAGTTCACAGACGAAGCCTTAGAGAAAATTGTAGATGAAACTTTTGAAAAAGGATTAGGTGCAAGAGGACTTAGAGGCACTACAGAAAAGGTTTTAGAAGATTACATGTTTGATATAGATATAATATCCAAGAATAAAATTACAATAAATTAA
- a CDS encoding pyruvate dehydrogenase complex E1 component subunit beta, with product MKEYTFREVIAQAMSEEMRKDESIYLIGEEVAEYNGAYKASKGMLDEFGPKRVIDAPIAEGGFAGISVGAAMNGNRPIVEFMTFNFSLVAIDQIISNAAKMYQMSGGQWNIPIVFRGPTGSAGQLGATHSQAFESWYANCPGLKVVVPSNPYDAKGLLKTAIQDNDPVIFMESEQMYGDKMEIPEEEYYIPIGKADIKKEGKDVTLVSFGKIMKLALQAAEELEKEGISVEVIDLRTVRPLDYDTVLASVKKTNRLVVLEEAWPFGSVASEITYMVQQKAFDYLDAPIKRITTPDAPAPYSAALFAEWFPKLEKVKEEIKKALYIKN from the coding sequence ATGAAAGAATATACATTTAGAGAAGTCATCGCACAAGCTATGAGCGAGGAGATGCGTAAAGATGAATCTATCTACCTTATAGGAGAAGAAGTAGCAGAATACAACGGAGCTTATAAAGCATCTAAAGGAATGCTAGATGAGTTTGGTCCTAAAAGAGTAATAGATGCACCTATTGCAGAAGGTGGTTTTGCGGGGATTTCTGTGGGTGCAGCGATGAATGGTAACCGCCCTATTGTAGAATTTATGACTTTCAATTTCTCTTTAGTAGCTATAGACCAAATCATTAGTAACGCTGCTAAAATGTATCAAATGAGTGGTGGACAATGGAATATACCAATCGTGTTTAGAGGTCCTACAGGTTCTGCGGGACAGCTAGGAGCTACACACTCACAAGCATTTGAAAGCTGGTATGCTAACTGCCCTGGTCTAAAGGTGGTAGTACCATCTAACCCTTATGATGCTAAAGGATTACTTAAAACCGCTATACAAGATAACGACCCTGTAATTTTTATGGAGTCTGAACAAATGTATGGTGATAAAATGGAGATTCCAGAGGAAGAATACTATATTCCAATAGGTAAAGCTGACATTAAAAAAGAAGGTAAAGATGTTACTTTAGTTTCTTTCGGTAAAATTATGAAATTGGCTTTACAAGCAGCTGAAGAACTAGAAAAAGAAGGTATTTCTGTAGAAGTGATAGACTTAAGAACGGTTCGTCCTTTAGATTATGATACTGTTTTAGCATCCGTTAAAAAGACCAATCGTTTGGTAGTACTAGAAGAGGCTTGGCCATTTGGTTCAGTAGCTTCAGAAATCACTTATATGGTTCAGCAAAAAGCGTTTGACTACCTGGATGCTCCTATCAAGAGAATTACAACTCCTGATGCTCCTGCACCATATTCGGCAGCGTTATTCGCGGAGTGGTTCCCTAAATTAGAAAAAGTAAAAGAGGAAATTAAAAAAGCGCTTTACATTAAAAACTAA
- a CDS encoding endonuclease MutS2, with protein sequence MHITKDSLQELEFPQLLAEIIPYAYSSKIAQKISDLKPLKKEEALISLKKTSEFLSSFESENIIPFNEYEDVETELKLMLIENFRLENRAFIKIKNITSQIGKLQKFFPQYSEIFPELLKGIETLDFKKEIIEKIDHVFNRFEEVKSDASPTLKELRYEIQKAKKAINENFNRALGVYSQSDFLDEIRETIIEDQRVLAVKSGFKKRVQGRVLGVSKTGSITYIQPETVVKHYFKLKESLEEEKKEIDRILRKLTAEIAVFQPEIASYQNYIFDLDLTRAKAKFAEKVNAVLPKINDHQTLKLRDAYHPLLWLQNKAENKEIFPQTLALTEHNRIICISGPNAGGKSITLKTVGLLQLMLQSGILVPVHPKSEMFFFDKVMTDIGDNQSIENHLSTYSSRLKKMSHIIRKADKNTLLLIDEFGTGSDPELGGALAESFLEFFYEKKSFAIITTHYTNIKLVVEQLPNAQNAAMLFDENSLEPLYKLEIGQAGSSFTFEVAEKNKIPPFIIRSAKRKVEKDVVNLDKTIVKLQQEKFEVEKLKTDLSQKKESVEDKRDNLQKLNEQLQQKLFNFQKLYEEEHRKLQFGNKVENFIKDYINGRSRKELVKDFVKILEQEKYRKLGSDKDESKKLQVIKRKITQQLKRKEVKEKIEETNQKLEEKKQKERAVWLKVGQRVRITGSTSVGTIESISKNKVTVNYGLFKTQINPDELERV encoded by the coding sequence GTGCATATTACTAAAGACAGTTTACAAGAATTAGAGTTTCCGCAGCTATTAGCGGAAATTATTCCATACGCCTATTCCTCAAAAATAGCTCAAAAAATTTCGGATTTAAAGCCTCTTAAAAAAGAGGAAGCCTTAATTTCATTAAAAAAAACTTCTGAATTTTTAAGCAGTTTTGAAAGTGAAAATATTATTCCTTTCAATGAATATGAAGATGTGGAAACAGAGCTAAAACTGATGCTTATTGAAAATTTCCGATTAGAAAATAGGGCTTTTATAAAGATTAAAAATATCACTTCTCAAATCGGAAAACTCCAAAAGTTCTTTCCACAATATTCGGAGATTTTTCCTGAATTATTGAAAGGTATAGAAACTCTTGATTTCAAAAAAGAAATTATTGAGAAAATAGATCACGTCTTTAACCGATTTGAAGAGGTTAAAAGTGATGCCTCTCCTACTTTAAAAGAACTCCGATATGAAATCCAAAAAGCTAAAAAAGCCATAAATGAAAATTTCAATAGGGCTTTAGGAGTCTATTCTCAAAGTGATTTTTTAGACGAAATCCGAGAAACCATTATAGAGGATCAAAGGGTATTAGCTGTAAAATCGGGCTTCAAAAAAAGGGTGCAAGGTAGAGTTTTAGGTGTTTCAAAGACAGGTTCTATCACCTACATTCAACCAGAAACTGTAGTAAAACATTATTTTAAACTAAAAGAAAGTTTAGAAGAAGAAAAAAAAGAAATAGACCGTATTTTAAGAAAGCTAACCGCTGAAATAGCTGTATTTCAACCTGAAATAGCGTCTTATCAAAACTATATTTTTGACCTAGACCTTACAAGAGCTAAGGCTAAGTTTGCAGAAAAAGTAAATGCGGTGCTTCCTAAAATTAATGACCACCAAACACTAAAACTAAGAGATGCCTATCATCCTCTATTATGGTTACAAAACAAGGCGGAGAACAAAGAAATTTTCCCACAAACCCTTGCTCTTACCGAACATAATAGAATCATTTGTATTTCTGGTCCAAATGCTGGTGGTAAATCAATTACATTAAAAACAGTAGGGTTGTTACAGCTTATGCTCCAATCGGGGATTTTAGTTCCTGTACACCCAAAATCCGAGATGTTTTTCTTTGATAAAGTAATGACAGATATTGGTGATAATCAATCTATTGAAAACCATCTTTCTACCTATTCGTCTAGACTTAAGAAAATGTCGCACATTATCAGAAAAGCGGATAAAAATACATTACTACTCATAGACGAATTTGGAACTGGCTCCGACCCCGAACTTGGTGGTGCGTTGGCGGAAAGTTTTTTGGAGTTTTTCTACGAAAAAAAATCCTTTGCTATTATTACTACTCACTATACCAACATTAAGCTAGTAGTAGAACAACTCCCTAATGCCCAAAATGCAGCAATGCTTTTTGATGAAAACAGCCTAGAACCCCTCTATAAATTAGAAATAGGACAGGCAGGAAGTTCGTTTACTTTTGAAGTGGCAGAAAAAAATAAAATTCCACCTTTCATCATTCGCTCGGCGAAAAGAAAAGTAGAGAAAGATGTGGTTAATTTAGATAAAACCATCGTAAAACTTCAACAAGAAAAATTTGAGGTAGAAAAACTAAAAACAGATTTGTCTCAGAAAAAAGAATCGGTAGAAGATAAACGAGACAATCTGCAAAAACTTAACGAGCAACTACAGCAGAAACTTTTTAACTTCCAAAAACTCTACGAAGAAGAACACCGAAAATTACAATTTGGGAATAAGGTAGAAAATTTTATTAAAGACTATATCAATGGGCGTTCTAGAAAAGAACTTGTCAAAGATTTTGTAAAAATATTAGAACAGGAGAAATACCGAAAGTTAGGCTCTGATAAAGATGAGTCTAAGAAATTACAAGTGATAAAACGCAAAATCACTCAACAGCTCAAAAGGAAAGAAGTCAAAGAGAAAATAGAAGAAACCAATCAAAAATTGGAAGAAAAAAAACAAAAAGAAAGAGCTGTTTGGTTAAAAGTGGGACAACGAGTGAGAATTACAGGAAGTACCAGCGTAGGCACTATTGAGAGTATTTCTAAAAATAAAGTAACCGTAAATTATGGTTTATTTAAAACTCAAATCAATCCTGACGAACTAGAACGCGTATAA
- the greA gene encoding transcription elongation factor GreA, producing MAYVTKEGLEKMKAELEQLESVERPKITQQIAEARDKGDLSENAEYDAAKEAQGLLEMKISKLKDLIATSKVIDESQLDISKVSILTTVKLFNKATKKEQVFTLVPDNESDLKSGKISVNTPIAKGLLGKKVGETAEITLPNGNQLTFEVLDISL from the coding sequence ATGGCATATGTAACGAAAGAAGGCTTAGAAAAAATGAAAGCCGAGCTAGAGCAACTAGAAAGCGTGGAAAGACCAAAAATAACGCAACAAATAGCCGAAGCTAGAGATAAAGGCGACCTTTCTGAAAATGCTGAATACGATGCTGCGAAGGAGGCTCAAGGGCTTTTAGAGATGAAAATTTCTAAACTAAAAGATTTAATAGCTACTTCTAAAGTTATAGATGAAAGTCAACTAGATATTTCTAAAGTTTCTATATTGACGACTGTAAAGCTATTTAATAAAGCCACAAAAAAAGAGCAAGTATTCACGCTAGTTCCAGATAACGAAAGTGATTTAAAATCAGGGAAAATCTCTGTAAACACACCTATCGCTAAAGGTTTATTAGGTAAAAAAGTGGGCGAAACAGCAGAAATCACATTACCTAATGGCAACCAACTGACATTTGAAGTGTTAGATATTTCTCTATAA